The Antechinus flavipes isolate AdamAnt ecotype Samford, QLD, Australia chromosome 4, AdamAnt_v2, whole genome shotgun sequence genomic interval TGATCGCGTGAgatattattgttcccattttgcagctgaggaaacagggggaaaaaatggagattaagtgacttgcccaggctagCAAATAGCAGGAGTGGGTTTGAACTCTGGCCTCCTGCCCTGATCCTTGATTGGGACGGACAGGAAAGGGCCAGGCAGGAGGAGGGTCGGGAGCCGGATCTTGAAGACCACAAGTACTTCTGACAGGTGGAGGGGAGGAGACCCCAGAGAGGGGACCCAGCCGAGGGCGGGACGGTTTGTCTGGACCAGAGAAGGGGAAAGTGTGTTCGATATAAGACTAGGAGTGGCGGGGCCGGGTTTGGGAGGATTTCAAATGCAGAGGAGTTTACTGGCTCCAGAGATCAGAGGGTGTTTGGTGAAGGGGAGGCCGCCATGGCCAGACCTGCCTCTGCGTGGGTGGGTGGGCAGGGGACGGACCAACCTCACCCTCGAAGGGGCGAAAGTGCTCAGAGGGGGGCCAAGAAAGGAGTCAGCAGGAGAGGGTGGAACCAAGCTTCTTGGGAAGGGGCAGGGTCATGGGGAAGGGGGGCACTTAAGCGGTGGAGCCGCCCCTCAAGTTCCAAAGGCCACAGTCCGTAATCCCGCCCCCGGCACCCAAACAATGGGGGGAAATCGGCTCCTTGGGGGCGCAGGCCTCGGGGGCAGGCGCGGGAGAAAGCTGGATCTGAATGCTCCTGAGTCGGGGGCTCCGGCCCAGACGCTTACTAGCCACCCcacctttgagcctcagtttcctcatctgtgtaaCTGGACTGTTTTCTAGATATGAAGGGCTTGGGGGGAGCCGCTGCCGGTGCGTTCTGTGACAGGCACAGGGAGGGGCAGAAAGTTTCCTCAGAGCCCAGCATCCTCCTGCTTCAGCATGGCCGGGGTCTCGCACAGAGCCAAGGGGGGGGGGTCGCTCGCTGGGCGGTGCCCCCTGCCAGCCACGGCACTGGGGGGCCGCCAGCTCGTCGGGGGAGGGCAAAGTCTCTGTTAGTAGAGGAGGTGCTCGTGGGAGCAGCAACAGGAGACTCTCAGAAGCTGAGAGTAAACAGGCTGCGGCTGCCCTCAGAGGGCTTCCAGCCGGCCCCAGTGGGCAACGCCTTTGCCCGGGGCCTCGGCTTCTTTGGTCTCTCCCCAACTCGGGGTCACCAGTGCAGGGAAGCAGCAGATTCCTCCTCCACCTCCAGCCCTTCCCGTCCCCTTTCGCCTTCCTTCCCTCAGGCCTGGAGAGTCCCTCCCATGCCCTCCGAGCAGACGCCCCGCCTCATGCCAGTTCTGCCGCCACCATCTGCATCACCCTGGCTGAGGGGCACCCCTGTGACCGGGCCCTGGAAATCCTGCTGCACCCCAGCGGTGAGGGCCGGGCGGGGGTCATCTCTATCTGCAGTCGGGGGGGGTCATCATGAGGCCCTGGTGGGCAACCTCCCAAACTGCCTCCCCCAGAGCCCCACAGGCCCCACCTGATGCTGGAGGCGGGCGGTCTGAGCGCGGCCCAGTACGAGGCCCGAGTGAGGAGCCGCAGGGACTTCCAGCGTCTCCTCCGAAAAGACAGTGATGGGGACCGCCAGGTGAGGGGGGTCGGGGGTAAcggccacctaggggagggggcagggaaggTGGCCGGGGAGGTGAGGGTGGGGGAGCTTCAGAATCctgaaggggagagagacaatATGGGGCCGGTCCCGTCCCCGGAGGCGCAGGAAGTGGGTCACACACAGAGCACCCTAGAAACGTGGCCTCGCTTTGTCGGTGACATAGGGGAGCATCCCCGGGGGCTCATGGGGGAGGGAGCCGAGCTGGGAGGGGGCGCTCCCTTGAGCTGAGGGGGTCACAGACTGAGGTGCTCGTGTcattcacaaatgaggaaaccgagggcCTGCTTTGGGTCACCTGATCGGTGTCACACGTGGGATCTGAACCCTGCTCTCCGGCCCCCATCCACGGCCCCGCCCACCAGTTCCCCCATCTCAGAAAGCCCCAAAGGGGGAGTTATTCCAGAGCAGTAATTCCGGCCGGCCGAGCGATTGGTGAGATGCTCAGGCAAAGCCCTCTGGGAACTCCTTCCGGTCTCTGGGCAGCCAGTTAGGGGTCCTGGCCAGGCTTCCCTGGGCACGACTCAGGGCGGCCGTCTGCTGTCCAGGTGTGGTTCCTGCAGCGCCGATTCCACAAGGACATCCTCCTGAACCCGGTGCTGGTGCTGAGCTTCTGCCCGGATCTCAGCACGGGGTCCCCGGACCCGGCCTCCGCCACCAGGGAGTGTCTCTTCTTGGTGGACAGCCATGGGGCCGCTTACAAGGTCAGCCAGAGGCTGGGGGCGGGGGGCTGAGGAGggcttttccttccttctgccctAGCCGGGGTAGCCCCATAGGAGCCCTCGCGGCCTGCGGGCCCTCACCTCCCCCGACTGCTCCTCAGGACGCCCTGCTCCTGGCGCTGAAGTCTCTGCCCCCCCAGACGCTCCTCAACGTGGCTACGTTTGGCTCGTCCGTGCTCCCGCTCTTCCCTGGCAGCCAGCCCTGCAACGATGtgagtccccccccccccaaaccccGGGGCCTCTGGTCAGCGCCCTTCCCGGGGCCAGTAGCTCCGGCCTCCGAGGCTGGGGGCAGCTGACGGGGCCCTTGGTCGCCCCGGGTGCCTCGGCCGAGATGGTCCCCTCCAGCGCTCCGTGTTCCGAGGCCGCCGGGTCCCCGCCTCCTCTGCAATGGGCTGGGGTGGAGCACGGGCACAGagccccctccctctcccttcccctcccagcACACCCTGCAGCTGGCCTGTGAGGGCGTCGAGGCCCTGAAGGCGGGCCGGGAAAGGCCGGACGTGCTGGCGGGGCTCCGCTGGGCCCTGGAGCAGCCGGCCCACCGAGGGCACCCCCGGCAGCTCTTTGTGCTCACCGCCGCCGCTCCCCCCGCCCCGGCCGCCCAGCAGGCCCTGGAGCTCATGAGGCGCCACGGGGGCACGGCCAGGTAAGAGCCGGCGTGGGGTCCCGGGTCTCCCCCTGGCGGGCTCCCCGGTCAGCCCTCGCCCTGTCCTCCCCGCAGGTGCTTCTCCTTCGGGCTGGACCCCGCCTGCCGCCAGCTGCTCCGGGGGCTGTCCGCCCTCAGTCGGGGTCACGCGTACTTTCTGGCCCCCGGGGAGAGGTTGCAGCCCATGGTGAGCTTGGGGGGGGGCCCTCACCCTGGCACCCGCCTCGGGCATCATCTGCCACCTTTGTCCTTCCCTGCCCCGGGATCCTAGTGCCTGGTAACCCGCTCTTCCCCAAGGGCCCCGGGGAGCGGAGGGCCCTGGTCCCCCATCCCCTTGTCCCTCTCCCCCCGCTCAGTGATGAATCTTCCGCAGCTCGTGCGCGCACTTCGGACCGCCCTGGAGCCAGCCCTGAGCGACATTTCTGTGGACTGGTTCATGCCCGATTCCGTGGAGGCCATGCTGACTCCCCGGGAGATCCCCCCGCTCTACCCAGGAGACCGACTGATCGGCTACTGCTCCCTCTTCCGAGTGGAAGGCTTCCGGCCCCGCCCCCCCGCGGTAAGCGCGAGATCCGGCCGGGAGAACCAGGCCACACCCTCCTAAGCCAGGATCTTGTTGGAATGCCCATccatcaactagcatttattaagcacctactgtatgccagaccAAACTGAACCGGTCcctggcctcaaggagcttacccgCTAAAAGATGTCCATGGTCCGGCAAGAGGTATCGGAGGGAGCTCCTCCTCAAATTCCCCCTCAGCCCTTCTGGCGCCCCTCCCTCACCCTAATCAATCAGCGCCGCAGAAACCAGCCCCGGGGGCTAAGTGCTCACAGCGCGGCCACAGGAAACGCCTCTGCAAACCCCAACAACGGGCTTCCTCTGAGGAGGGGCTGCCGGTCTGACCCCTGCTTCTCCCTCCCGCAGTTCCAAGCTCCGGCTTGGGCCACTGACACTTCCTCCTTGCTCCTTCCTCAGGGTCAAGAGCCCGGGTGGAGGAGCTTAGGGGGCTCTGTGTTCCCATCTCCAGAGGAGCCGTCAGCCACCAGCCACGGCACCGAGCCCACGGGAGCCACAGACCCAACGGGCACGGCGTCCGCCGGGCACTCCAGCCTCTGTGGTCCTGGCGACTCCGAGAGGAGCGAGTGCGGGTGGGAAGGCCCCCAGGAGCCAGGGAAGGACAAGCTGGGGGCCTCCTCTGCCATACTCCCAGCGGGTGCTGAGCCCCCCACAGATCCCGCCACTGACCCCGGGCCAGACCCCCCCTCGGACGCCGCCATCTGGAGACGGATATTTCATTCCTCCTACATCCGGGAGCAGTACGTCCTGACGCGCTGTTCCACCAGCCCAGAGCCAGGCCCCGCTTCCCCGGGCAGCAGCGAGTCCCCAGGGTCCTGGGGTCCCGGCTCCCCTGACAACAGCGCCCCCCCAGTCCTCCCCTCTCAGCAGGGCCACCGGAGCCTGGCCTGGGGAGACCCCGCCCCTGCCGCCACCAGTCATTCCTGCCCGCTGCCGCTGTCCGGCCCGTTCCCGGTGAGGCGAGGGGCCGGGGGCCGGGAGGGGGGGGGTGAGGACCCCCAGGGTTAGTGCCAAGGGGTCACCTCCACTCTGCAGGCGCCACCCCTCGCCCTGGAGAGGCCGGGCCAGCCTCCCAAAACAGCTTTCACCGGGCGCAGCCTCTCAACGCCCCAGGGGGGGAAAGACCCTGTCCTCCAGCCGCGGAGGAATCGGTCCTTGGGCGGACCGAGCCCGGAGCAGAGGCAGCAGCTCCGCAGAAGCCTCGATGACTCGGGTAAGAGAGGGGGCGCCAGGCGGACATCTCGGGGATGTCAGAACAGAAACCCCCACAATGCACCGGGGCCTCAGCAAAGTCACCAAGATGCTACCAAAGATGCTaccatctcttcttccttcacccCCATAGGAAACCTGCTCTCGCCGACCCCCCTGGACTGGGACATGTTGGTGGAGCCCCCCTTCATGTTTGCCCCGTCCCCATCTGCAGAAGagtctgccccctcccccacaggcccacctcctccccccccaccccagcccccaCGGTGTCACGTGGCGGTGAGGGCCCTGCAGGACGGGCGGCCCGTGTGCTGGGAGGTGGGTGCTGGCTTGGAGCCCTTCCTGGGGCCCTCGGAAGATCCCCCGCCACCCTCTCCCCAGGGGGGAGAAGCTTGGGACCAAACTCTGCACCGGCTGACGGCGGCCTCGGTGGTCCGGGACAACGAGCAGCTGGCCCTGCAGGGGACACAACCTGGTGAGGGGGCACAGCCCGGTGAGGGGGGGCGCACAAGCCGGCCCCCAGAGCCTCTGACCTCCCGGCCCTGCGCCCGCAGGCCCCATCCGCCGCTTCCGGCTCAGAGCCCTGCAGACCAGCAAAGCCACGGCGGCCGCTTCCCTGTTCACCTGCCCCGTGGCTGTGGACGCGGTCACGCGCGAGGCCCTCCCGGGGGCCCTCCGAGTTCACAGCTCAGGTAGCGCCCCCCTCCGCCAGTTGTTTTCCGCGGCCCGGAACTGTGGGGTCGCGCTCCACGTCCCGGCTTCTTGTCTCTCCACAGAGCCAGCGCCGGCCCCCCGGGCAGAGTGCGCCGAGGACTCCGGGCAGCCTGAGGGTAAGGCCCCGCCCAAGCGGAGGGCAgccggggggggggagggagcggGGTTCacctgccccccctcccccgttACAGGTTTCGCGGACAGCGCGTCAGCCAGCTCCCGGGACTCGGAGAACAGCGCCGGCTCAAGGTACCCGCCCAGGGGGGAGGCCCGAGTGGGGGCCCCGCCCAGCAGGAGGGAGGGGGTGGGACCAATGTCTCTCCGCCCCCAGGCTCAGCTGGAGGCGGTTTGGTTCTGGCCGAAGACTCTACACCCCGGAGCCTGACGGGAGGTCGGTCGGGGAGGGCGCCAAGGACCGCTGGGACCACGACTACCTCCCGCTGGTAAGGCGCGGAGGGGGATGGGGGGAACCTCGcggggaaagatggaagaaacgGGGTGGGGAGCAGGGCCCGGGCCGGGCCTCCCCAAGCCGGCCCACCCTCCCTCAGGTGCGGCTGCAGGAGGCCGCGGGCTCCTTCCGCTTGGACGGCCCCTTCTGCGCGGCGGTGCAGATCCCCCACGAGAGGCTGTGCAGGGCCTCGCCCTTCCCGGCGCACCGGGCCACCCTCAGCCCAGCCTCCGCCTCTTCCCCGTGGGCTCTCCTCGGCCCGGGCGCCAGCGCCGGGGGAACGGCTTCGGGCAGCCAGTCCCCCAGCAGCGGCTCGGAGGGCCCGGGCCAGGTGGACAGCGGGCACGGCTCCGACACAGAAGCCTCGGAGGGGGCCGAGGGCCCCGGGGTCCCTGACCTGCGGGGCCGCAGCTGGGCCACGGCGGTGGCCCTGGCCTGGCTGGAGCACCGCTGCACCGGCACCTTCGGGGAGTGGGAGCTGGTGGCGGCCAAGGCCGACGGCTGGCTCAGGGCCCAGCGCCTGCCCGACGGCCTGGACCTGGCCGCCCTCAAGGCCGCAGCCCGAGGCCTCTTCCTGCTCCTGCGCCACTGGGATCAGAACCTCCAGCTGCGCCTGCTGTGCTACAGCCCCGCCAACGTCTGAGGGCCCGGCCCCGGGGCTGGGCGGGTGCCCTCCGAGGGTCGCCCTCCTCCCCCGCCTCTCCCATCTTCTCCTCCACCACAGAAAGTGCCTGCTCTTCTTCcgtctccccttccccttccctctaaGCCAGAGCCGCCTCTTAGAGCCTGGGGGGCTGATCTAGGAGGGCCCGCCCCCTATGGCGGCTGCAATAAAGTGCCTCTGAGGACCACTCCCGCGCATGCGTTTCTCTCAATGGTTGGCCTGCGGCCCCTTGGAGGTTGGGCCTCTGGGCCCCGCAGAAGCTGACAGAGCAGAAGGCGGCAGCAGGGGGCTGGGCCGGGCCAGGTTTATTGGGGAGGTAGCTCTACAGGGACCAGAGTCTGTCAGCACCCCCAGGTCCGAGGCCAGGGAAGCTTGGGTGGCAGCAGCTCAGGAGTCCTTCTGGCTGGGCTGGAGGGGCTGGGAGCCCTCGGCGGGGGCCTTGGAGCCCACCCACAGCTGCAGCAGAATAATGGCGTGGCAGAGGTGCAGGGCCATGGAGCTACAGGACGTGGAGGGGTAGGTGTTCCAGGACAGCTCGATGAGGCCGAGCACCAGTAACCTGAGGAGGCAGAGAAGGCAGAGAGGGGGCTGGGCTCCCTTGGGTGCACCGGGCGCCCCCGCCAGCCCTCCCCCACGGGGCAGCCGCCTACCTGAGCAGGTGTGTGAGCCAGCGGCAGGGTGTCGCCCACAGGAGGTAGGGCAGCGTGTGGAAGTACCAGACGTAGAACTGGTAGTGGAGGGAGCGGCTGAAGCAGATGCCGATGAAGTTGGAGGTGAAGAGCACGGACACTATCTGTGTGTTAGGTCAAGGGCGCCAGGGAGCAGCTGGGagccccttctccctctcccccctgcCCAGCCTCCCCCTGTAAAGGATATGATTGGCAGTGAGCGGCTGGGCGGGGCCTTTCCTCTTCGAGGGCTCTTTCAGGAGGGACAGGATGCTGTGTCCAGACCTGGAGGGGCAGACTTGTCATCACCATCCCCTGCTCCCCCTGCTCCCCCTTTGCCCCCAATGatgcccccccccctccccgggaGCTCCAGGCCGGCCTTCCCGCACACCTGGGCCACCTGCGGAAGG includes:
- the VWA5B2 gene encoding von Willebrand factor A domain-containing protein 5B2 isoform X2; amino-acid sequence: MGAGAGPGSIPGEGGGRGRRASASAAGTEREREGPGPGSRSRPAGEQLQPGERAGGRAEHQPPRGPGGRGTMPGLYCPATWTPLPLKDSWVRACANGPCLGLHARLTYHNPAPEAVEGVFVYPLAEAEAEVVSGFEAEAAGRRVSLQLQSRRRSPSEPCCRELRPEAGLPRRCAQGHLVLDPAQARSTLVLPTGLIASEGTVTVWLRSSRELPTRPDGAIRVALPSILTPLAQSSPARPSGLCDDRLGLCPTSCFGVGTPEEEPPLQDSAAPRDMFCGPARCPGPYTFSFEMLVTGPCLLAGLESPSHALRADAPPHASSAATICITLAEGHPCDRALEILLHPSEPHRPHLMLEAGGLSAAQYEARVRSRRDFQRLLRKDSDGDRQVWFLQRRFHKDILLNPVLVLSFCPDLSTGSPDPASATRECLFLVDSHGAAYKDALLLALKSLPPQTLLNVATFGSSVLPLFPGSQPCNDHTLQLACEGVEALKAGRERPDVLAGLRWALEQPAHRGHPRQLFVLTAAAPPAPAAQQALELMRRHGGTARCFSFGLDPACRQLLRGLSALSRGHAYFLAPGERLQPMLVRALRTALEPALSDISVDWFMPDSVEAMLTPREIPPLYPGDRLIGYCSLFRVEGFRPRPPAGQEPGWRSLGGSVFPSPEEPSATSHGTEPTGATDPTGTASAGHSSLCGPGDSERSECGWEGPQEPGKDKLGASSAILPAGAEPPTDPATDPGPDPPSDAAIWRRIFHSSYIREQYVLTRCSTSPEPGPASPGSSESPGSWGPGSPDNSAPPVLPSQQGHRSLAWGDPAPAATSHSCPLPLSGPFPAPPLALERPGQPPKTAFTGRSLSTPQGGKDPVLQPRRNRSLGGPSPEQRQQLRRSLDDSGNLLSPTPLDWDMLVEPPFMFAPSPSAEESAPSPTGPPPPPPPQPPRCHVAVRALQDGRPVCWEVGAGLEPFLGPSEDPPPPSPQGGEAWDQTLHRLTAASVVRDNEQLALQGTQPGPIRRFRLRALQTSKATAAASLFTCPVAVDAVTREALPGALRVHSSEPAPAPRAECAEDSGQPEGFADSASASSRDSENSAGSRLSWRRFGSGRRLYTPEPDGRSVGEGAKDRWDHDYLPLVRLQEAAGSFRLDGPFCAAVQIPHERLCRASPFPAHRATLSPASASSPWALLGPGASAGGTASGSQSPSSGSEGPGQVDSGHGSDTEASEGAEGPGVPDLRGRSWATAVALAWLEHRCTGTFGEWELVAAKADGWLRAQRLPDGLDLAALKAAARGLFLLLRHWDQNLQLRLLCYSPANV
- the VWA5B2 gene encoding von Willebrand factor A domain-containing protein 5B2 isoform X1, which encodes MGEPGEADVPHLPLLPRPPAYGNGENTWAPPSGNLEDVAPLRPGASFPTQTPDQLPPSSGCTPHHASPPQPPRGPGGRGTMPGLYCPATWTPLPLKDSWVRACANGPCLGLHARLTYHNPAPEAVEGVFVYPLAEAEAEVVSGFEAEAAGRRVSLQLQSRRRSPSEPCCRELRPEAGLPRRCAQGHLVLDPAQARSTLVLPTGLIASEGTVTVWLRSSRELPTRPDGAIRVALPSILTPLAQSSPARPSGLCDDRLGLCPTSCFGVGTPEEEPPLQDSAAPRDMFCGPARCPGPYTFSFEMLVTGPCLLAGLESPSHALRADAPPHASSAATICITLAEGHPCDRALEILLHPSEPHRPHLMLEAGGLSAAQYEARVRSRRDFQRLLRKDSDGDRQVWFLQRRFHKDILLNPVLVLSFCPDLSTGSPDPASATRECLFLVDSHGAAYKDALLLALKSLPPQTLLNVATFGSSVLPLFPGSQPCNDHTLQLACEGVEALKAGRERPDVLAGLRWALEQPAHRGHPRQLFVLTAAAPPAPAAQQALELMRRHGGTARCFSFGLDPACRQLLRGLSALSRGHAYFLAPGERLQPMLVRALRTALEPALSDISVDWFMPDSVEAMLTPREIPPLYPGDRLIGYCSLFRVEGFRPRPPAGQEPGWRSLGGSVFPSPEEPSATSHGTEPTGATDPTGTASAGHSSLCGPGDSERSECGWEGPQEPGKDKLGASSAILPAGAEPPTDPATDPGPDPPSDAAIWRRIFHSSYIREQYVLTRCSTSPEPGPASPGSSESPGSWGPGSPDNSAPPVLPSQQGHRSLAWGDPAPAATSHSCPLPLSGPFPAPPLALERPGQPPKTAFTGRSLSTPQGGKDPVLQPRRNRSLGGPSPEQRQQLRRSLDDSGNLLSPTPLDWDMLVEPPFMFAPSPSAEESAPSPTGPPPPPPPQPPRCHVAVRALQDGRPVCWEVGAGLEPFLGPSEDPPPPSPQGGEAWDQTLHRLTAASVVRDNEQLALQGTQPGPIRRFRLRALQTSKATAAASLFTCPVAVDAVTREALPGALRVHSSEPAPAPRAECAEDSGQPEGFADSASASSRDSENSAGSRLSWRRFGSGRRLYTPEPDGRSVGEGAKDRWDHDYLPLVRLQEAAGSFRLDGPFCAAVQIPHERLCRASPFPAHRATLSPASASSPWALLGPGASAGGTASGSQSPSSGSEGPGQVDSGHGSDTEASEGAEGPGVPDLRGRSWATAVALAWLEHRCTGTFGEWELVAAKADGWLRAQRLPDGLDLAALKAAARGLFLLLRHWDQNLQLRLLCYSPANV